In Glandiceps talaboti chromosome 16, keGlaTala1.1, whole genome shotgun sequence, a single window of DNA contains:
- the LOC144447487 gene encoding repressor of RNA polymerase III transcription MAF1 homolog gives MKLLENAKLEAVSDALSIETGDSKIIGRVESYSCKMAGNDKRLFKIMSTEGQSPHDLQALSPPQTQVSLSPSRQYSRSASDEGESPLCDTCSRKMIFYLTSTLNASFHPDYDFSEAKSHEFSREPSFQWVVNAIDSNLFVAGGEVYSALKPKLWAAIDDEIVLADCDFYSYNPDLECDPYGEEGILWSFNYFFYNKKLKRILFFTCRAISSSASKVASDSGIGQDLGMDMDGDDMEYDYVDETDDFTYSTRGRLTPVMY, from the exons CCTGTCAATTGAGACTGGGGACAGCAAAATAATCGGCAG GGTTGAGAGCTATTCCTGCAAGATGGCTGGAAATGATAAGCGACTGTTCAAGATCATGAGTACAGAAGGCCAGTCACCACATGATCTACAGGCCTTGTCACCTCCCCAGACACAGGTGTCACTGAGTCCTAGTCGACAGTACAGTCGAAGTGCCAGTGATGAAGGAGAAAGTCCATTATGTGATACTTGTAGCAGGAAGATGATATTTTATCTGACATCCACATTGAATGCATCTTTTCACCCAGACTACGACTTTAG TGAAGCCAAAAGTCATGAGTTCAGTCGTGAGCCAAGTTTCCAGTGGGTAGTGAATGCCATCGATAGTAATCTATTCGTTGCTGGTGGAGAGGTGTATTCCGCCCTCAAACCTAAATTATGGGCTGCCATTGATGATGAAATAGTATTGGCTGACTGTGATTTCTACAG TTACAATCCCGACTTGGAGTGTGATCCTTATGGTGAAGAAGGCATACTGTGGTCCTTTAATTACTTCTTTTACAACAAGAAGTTAAAACGTATCTTGTTCTTTACCTGTCGAGCTATCAG CTCGTCAGCAAGTAAAGTAGCCTCAGATTCTGGTATTGGTCAAGATCTAGGTATGGACATGGATGGTGATGACATGGAGTATGACTATGTTGATGAGACCGATGATTTCACTTATTCCACCAGAGGAAG ACTGACTCCTGTGATGTACTGA
- the LOC144447337 gene encoding ubiquitin carboxyl-terminal hydrolase CYLD-like isoform X2: MSADRNSKTLSPFFILMRDKLVHGHGRTALVNRPEAKDRQVLKGTLLEQVRGEGSRPHTSIITGPGGEKLKFRSLDHDNVNVECSHDEVARMSRVEKDLLLALVRLRERYDLYTEGKKLENGRQISIESMVYVTLPTLVHEALGKVRYKGPLPGQPGTHFGVELMQDRGQGTTDGTFRKHRLFHCDQDCGVFVTLQKIRLIKSEASNVLTKSKDKDHKNSKTHDGDEIQIGMRVVIFCADDNGKERAEYGCVRYIGVPKKLKGDTYIGIELDNPAGQGTGKFEGERLFTTKRDHATLVPKGAVLPACHMQEKNESGAQNDAGSKSQWVTRVGEQHDLVNRGSNSEKAERTREPYNTRSRTAAVMRSRGDDLTGTAGEALDIASKELGMSKGALLREQEELMKQFQKNKDKEDSIVYVNQNEQHLSDGMHAAGGNDNKERIPGVAYPRDRDYRNSVFYTDGDNAEDKGAKKTSNSQFYRNYPAPDYEHMAQQSPVYENVENTLSLRPTTTSQGQRRVTDRSDDSSSVSPQMLDLKTPEYFAMSPPKKPTQTQDSRPNPSRRFFPSETELDDTVESHARLTRTFSIGSMVEILGQPPKYGVIKWIGNLPRNNKDVVGVELEEDMERGTTDGTFQGKRYFSCPPSRGIFVYYEKCRPDSRFTSNDKVFHRTPSEAFGNYDSPMVATYTAPREELVPELCGTGRGIQGHHNSCYLDSTLFSMFAFSLAFDDLILRARSSRDLLEFTEVQTVLKEGIVNPLRKFGFVRADRVLKFRELLDKLGSVSGLTSEEKDPEEFLNTLFQQVFKTEPFLKMRDVHGEEHSSYFYQMFMDKDDSRPVPTVQQLFEQSFIVSDIKFVEVPKCLLVQMPRFGKSFKMYNRVIPSLELDITDVLEGIPRQCTICGSLAEYECKDCNTEKTFHHEQMTAYCQTCGDKTHSHPKRKNHKLIKLKIPDGFQNYFRENPHMIERKYMELFAVVCIETSHYVAFVKCGSGEDKQWCFFDSMADRIGEEDGHNIPAVTHLPEFVKWLENTDKIMKTDVKDMPEHQRRLVCDAYLLFYQSPEAIMYG; the protein is encoded by the exons ATGTCTGCCGACAGAAATTCGAAGACTTTAAGTCCGTTTTTTATTCTTATGAGGGACAAACTTGTTCATGGACATGGACGAACTGCACTTGTAAACCGACCAGAAGCTAAAGACCGTCAAGTGCTGAAGGGGACCCTGCTTGAGCAGGTTAGAGGAGAGGGCTCCAGGCCACACACAAGTATAATAACTGGGCCAGGGGGAGAGAAACTGAAGTTCCGATCTCTTGATCATGACAATGTTAACGTTGAATGTTCCCATGACGAAGTTGCTCGGATGTCTAGAGTGGAGAAGGACCTACTTTTAGCATTAGTGAGACTACGAGAACGATATGATTTGTATACGGAAGGAAAGAAACTTGAGAATGGACGACAGATTTCGATAGAATCTATGGTTTATGTTACCCTACCTACTCTGGTCCACGAAGCATTGGGAAAGGTGCGATATAAAGGACCCTTACCCGGACAACCTGGAACCCATTTCGGTGTTGAACTAATG CAAGACAGAGGCCAAGGGACAACTGATGGAACTTTCCGAAAACATAGACTATTTCATTGTGACCAGGACTGTGGTGTCTTTGTCACCCTACAAAAAATCCGTCTGATAAAAAGTGAGGCCTCAAACGTTCTTACAAAGTCTAAAGATAAAGATCATAAAAATTCTAAAACACATGATGGTGATGAAATACAAATTGGAATGCGTGTTGTCATATTCTGTGCTGATGATAATGGAAAGGAACGTGCTGAATATGGATGTGTTAGATACATAGGTGTACCAAAGAAACTCAAGGGAGATACGTATATTGGTATAGAACTG GATAATCCAGCAGGTCAAGGGACCGGAAAATTTGAAGGTGAGCGACTATTTACAACCAAGAGAGACCATGCAACATTAGTACCAAAAGGAGCTGTTCTACCTGCATGCCATATGCAAGAAAAGAATGAATCTGGTGCACAGAATG ATGCTGGATCAAAATCTCAATGGGTAACCCGCGTAGGAGAACAACATGATCTTGTCAACAGAGGTTCAAATAGTGAGAAGGCAGAGAGGACAAGAGAGCCGTATAATACACGAAGTAGAA cagcagcagttaTGAGATCCAGAGGGGATGATCTGACTGGCACAGCAGGAGAAGCACTTGATATTGCCTCCAAAGAATTGGGTATGTCAAAAGGAGCCCTACTACGTGAACAGGAAGAATTgatgaaacaatttcaaaagaATAAAGATAAAGAAGACAGTATTGTATATGTCAATCAGAATGAGCAACATTTAAGTGATGGCATGCATGCAGCTGGGGGAAATGACAATAAAGAAAGAATACCTGGTGTTGCATATCCAAGAGACAGGGACTACAGAAATTCTGTCTTCTATACTGATGGAGATAATGCTGAAGACAAAGGTGCAAAAAAGACGTCAAATTCCCAGTTTTACCGGAATTACCCTGCACCAGACTATGAACATATGGCACAACAATCACCTGTGTATGAGAATGTGGAGAACACTTTATCTTTAAGGCCTACTACTACTAGTCAAG GCCAACGCAGAGTAACAGATCGTTCTGATGACAGTTCCTCTGTCAGTCCACAAATGTTGGATCTGAAAACTCCTGAGTACTTTGCCATGTCACCTCCTAAAAAGCCAACACAAACACAAGATTCACGTCCAAACCCAAGTAGACGATTTTTCCCTAGTGAAACAGAACTGGATGATACTGTAGAAAGTCATGCCAGACTTACACGAACATTTAGTATTGGCAGTATGGTGGAGATACTTGGTCAACCACCAAAGTATGGAGTAATTAAATGGATTGGCAACCTTCCAAGGAACAATAAAGATGTCGTTGGAGTTGAATTG GAAGAGGACATGGAGAGAGGTACTACTGACGGTACTTTCCAGGGAAAACGATATTTCTCATGTCCTCCAAGTAGAGGTATTTTTGTATACTATGAAAAATGTCGACCTGATTCTCGATTTACATCCAATGATAAGGTTTTCCACAGGACGCCCAGTGAag CTTTTGGGAACTATGACTCTCCGATGGTTGCCACATACACAGCACCCCGTGAAGAGCTGGTTCCAGAACTGTGTGGCACTGGTAGAGGCATCCAGGGTCATCATAACTCGTGCTACCTAGATTCCACATTATTTAGTATGTTTGCCTTCAGTCTTGCATTTGATGATCTAATTCTCAGAGCGAGATCGTCTCGAGACCTACTAGAGTTCACAGAAGTTCAAACTGTCTTGAAAGAGGGTATAGTCAACCCACTCAGAAA GTTTGGATTTGTACGTGCTGATAGAGTCTTGAAGTTTCGTGAACTGCTGGACAAACTAGGGTCTGTGTCAGGATTAACTAGTGAAGAGAAAGATCCTGAAGAATTCCTTAATACACTTTTTCAACAAGTCTTCAAAACAGAACCTTTTCTCAAAATGAG AGATGTCCACGGTGAAGAGCACTCCAGTTACTTCTACCAAATGTTCATGGACAAAGATGACAGTCGACCTGTTCCAACTGTCCAACAATTATTTGAGCAGTCATTTATTGTGTCGGACATTAAATTTGTTGAG GTACCAAAGTGCCTCCTAGTTCAAATGCCAAGATTTGGAAAGAGTTTTAAGATGTACAATCGTGTCATACCAAGTCTGGAACTTGATATCACTGATGTCCTTGAAGGCA ttccgAGGCAGTGTACAATATGTGGTAGCTTAGCAGAATATGAATGTAAAGACTGTAACACAGAGAAAACATTTCACCATGAACAAATGACTGCCTACTGCCAAACCTGTGGAGATAAG ACTCATAGTCATCCCAAGAGGAAAAACCACAAGCTTATCAAGCTTAAGATTCCGGATGGTTTTCAAAATTACTTTAGGGAAAACCCGCATATGATAGAGAGAAAGTATATGGAATTATTTGCTGTTGTGTGCATAGAAACAAGTCACTATGTGGCATTTGTTAAATGTGGCAGTGGTGAAGACAAACAGTGGTGTTTCTTTGATAGTATGGCAGATAGGATAG GTGAAGAAGATGGACACAATATACCTGCTGTGACCCATCTACCTGAATTTGTCAAGTGGTTAGAAAATACagataaaattatgaaaactgATGTCAAAGACATGCCAGAACACCAGCGAAGACTTGTTTGTGATGCATATCTCTTGTTCTATCAGAGTCCAGAAGCTATAATGTATGGGTAA
- the LOC144447337 gene encoding ubiquitin carboxyl-terminal hydrolase CYLD-like isoform X1 gives MSADRNSKTLSPFFILMRDKLVHGHGRTALVNRPEAKDRQVLKGTLLEQVRGEGSRPHTSIITGPGGEKLKFRSLDHDNVNVECSHDEVARMSRVEKDLLLALVRLRERYDLYTEGKKLENGRQISIESMVYVTLPTLVHEALGKVRYKGPLPGQPGTHFGVELMQDRGQGTTDGTFRKHRLFHCDQDCGVFVTLQKIRLIKSEASNVLTKSKDKDHKNSKTHDGDEIQIGMRVVIFCADDNGKERAEYGCVRYIGVPKKLKGDTYIGIELDNPAGQGTGKFEGERLFTTKRDHATLVPKGAVLPACHMQEKNESGAQNDAGSKSQWVTRVGEQHDLVNRGSNSEKAERTREPYNTRSRTAAAVMRSRGDDLTGTAGEALDIASKELGMSKGALLREQEELMKQFQKNKDKEDSIVYVNQNEQHLSDGMHAAGGNDNKERIPGVAYPRDRDYRNSVFYTDGDNAEDKGAKKTSNSQFYRNYPAPDYEHMAQQSPVYENVENTLSLRPTTTSQGQRRVTDRSDDSSSVSPQMLDLKTPEYFAMSPPKKPTQTQDSRPNPSRRFFPSETELDDTVESHARLTRTFSIGSMVEILGQPPKYGVIKWIGNLPRNNKDVVGVELEEDMERGTTDGTFQGKRYFSCPPSRGIFVYYEKCRPDSRFTSNDKVFHRTPSEAFGNYDSPMVATYTAPREELVPELCGTGRGIQGHHNSCYLDSTLFSMFAFSLAFDDLILRARSSRDLLEFTEVQTVLKEGIVNPLRKFGFVRADRVLKFRELLDKLGSVSGLTSEEKDPEEFLNTLFQQVFKTEPFLKMRDVHGEEHSSYFYQMFMDKDDSRPVPTVQQLFEQSFIVSDIKFVEVPKCLLVQMPRFGKSFKMYNRVIPSLELDITDVLEGIPRQCTICGSLAEYECKDCNTEKTFHHEQMTAYCQTCGDKTHSHPKRKNHKLIKLKIPDGFQNYFRENPHMIERKYMELFAVVCIETSHYVAFVKCGSGEDKQWCFFDSMADRIGEEDGHNIPAVTHLPEFVKWLENTDKIMKTDVKDMPEHQRRLVCDAYLLFYQSPEAIMYG, from the exons ATGTCTGCCGACAGAAATTCGAAGACTTTAAGTCCGTTTTTTATTCTTATGAGGGACAAACTTGTTCATGGACATGGACGAACTGCACTTGTAAACCGACCAGAAGCTAAAGACCGTCAAGTGCTGAAGGGGACCCTGCTTGAGCAGGTTAGAGGAGAGGGCTCCAGGCCACACACAAGTATAATAACTGGGCCAGGGGGAGAGAAACTGAAGTTCCGATCTCTTGATCATGACAATGTTAACGTTGAATGTTCCCATGACGAAGTTGCTCGGATGTCTAGAGTGGAGAAGGACCTACTTTTAGCATTAGTGAGACTACGAGAACGATATGATTTGTATACGGAAGGAAAGAAACTTGAGAATGGACGACAGATTTCGATAGAATCTATGGTTTATGTTACCCTACCTACTCTGGTCCACGAAGCATTGGGAAAGGTGCGATATAAAGGACCCTTACCCGGACAACCTGGAACCCATTTCGGTGTTGAACTAATG CAAGACAGAGGCCAAGGGACAACTGATGGAACTTTCCGAAAACATAGACTATTTCATTGTGACCAGGACTGTGGTGTCTTTGTCACCCTACAAAAAATCCGTCTGATAAAAAGTGAGGCCTCAAACGTTCTTACAAAGTCTAAAGATAAAGATCATAAAAATTCTAAAACACATGATGGTGATGAAATACAAATTGGAATGCGTGTTGTCATATTCTGTGCTGATGATAATGGAAAGGAACGTGCTGAATATGGATGTGTTAGATACATAGGTGTACCAAAGAAACTCAAGGGAGATACGTATATTGGTATAGAACTG GATAATCCAGCAGGTCAAGGGACCGGAAAATTTGAAGGTGAGCGACTATTTACAACCAAGAGAGACCATGCAACATTAGTACCAAAAGGAGCTGTTCTACCTGCATGCCATATGCAAGAAAAGAATGAATCTGGTGCACAGAATG ATGCTGGATCAAAATCTCAATGGGTAACCCGCGTAGGAGAACAACATGATCTTGTCAACAGAGGTTCAAATAGTGAGAAGGCAGAGAGGACAAGAGAGCCGTATAATACACGAAGTAGAA cagcagcagcagttaTGAGATCCAGAGGGGATGATCTGACTGGCACAGCAGGAGAAGCACTTGATATTGCCTCCAAAGAATTGGGTATGTCAAAAGGAGCCCTACTACGTGAACAGGAAGAATTgatgaaacaatttcaaaagaATAAAGATAAAGAAGACAGTATTGTATATGTCAATCAGAATGAGCAACATTTAAGTGATGGCATGCATGCAGCTGGGGGAAATGACAATAAAGAAAGAATACCTGGTGTTGCATATCCAAGAGACAGGGACTACAGAAATTCTGTCTTCTATACTGATGGAGATAATGCTGAAGACAAAGGTGCAAAAAAGACGTCAAATTCCCAGTTTTACCGGAATTACCCTGCACCAGACTATGAACATATGGCACAACAATCACCTGTGTATGAGAATGTGGAGAACACTTTATCTTTAAGGCCTACTACTACTAGTCAAG GCCAACGCAGAGTAACAGATCGTTCTGATGACAGTTCCTCTGTCAGTCCACAAATGTTGGATCTGAAAACTCCTGAGTACTTTGCCATGTCACCTCCTAAAAAGCCAACACAAACACAAGATTCACGTCCAAACCCAAGTAGACGATTTTTCCCTAGTGAAACAGAACTGGATGATACTGTAGAAAGTCATGCCAGACTTACACGAACATTTAGTATTGGCAGTATGGTGGAGATACTTGGTCAACCACCAAAGTATGGAGTAATTAAATGGATTGGCAACCTTCCAAGGAACAATAAAGATGTCGTTGGAGTTGAATTG GAAGAGGACATGGAGAGAGGTACTACTGACGGTACTTTCCAGGGAAAACGATATTTCTCATGTCCTCCAAGTAGAGGTATTTTTGTATACTATGAAAAATGTCGACCTGATTCTCGATTTACATCCAATGATAAGGTTTTCCACAGGACGCCCAGTGAag CTTTTGGGAACTATGACTCTCCGATGGTTGCCACATACACAGCACCCCGTGAAGAGCTGGTTCCAGAACTGTGTGGCACTGGTAGAGGCATCCAGGGTCATCATAACTCGTGCTACCTAGATTCCACATTATTTAGTATGTTTGCCTTCAGTCTTGCATTTGATGATCTAATTCTCAGAGCGAGATCGTCTCGAGACCTACTAGAGTTCACAGAAGTTCAAACTGTCTTGAAAGAGGGTATAGTCAACCCACTCAGAAA GTTTGGATTTGTACGTGCTGATAGAGTCTTGAAGTTTCGTGAACTGCTGGACAAACTAGGGTCTGTGTCAGGATTAACTAGTGAAGAGAAAGATCCTGAAGAATTCCTTAATACACTTTTTCAACAAGTCTTCAAAACAGAACCTTTTCTCAAAATGAG AGATGTCCACGGTGAAGAGCACTCCAGTTACTTCTACCAAATGTTCATGGACAAAGATGACAGTCGACCTGTTCCAACTGTCCAACAATTATTTGAGCAGTCATTTATTGTGTCGGACATTAAATTTGTTGAG GTACCAAAGTGCCTCCTAGTTCAAATGCCAAGATTTGGAAAGAGTTTTAAGATGTACAATCGTGTCATACCAAGTCTGGAACTTGATATCACTGATGTCCTTGAAGGCA ttccgAGGCAGTGTACAATATGTGGTAGCTTAGCAGAATATGAATGTAAAGACTGTAACACAGAGAAAACATTTCACCATGAACAAATGACTGCCTACTGCCAAACCTGTGGAGATAAG ACTCATAGTCATCCCAAGAGGAAAAACCACAAGCTTATCAAGCTTAAGATTCCGGATGGTTTTCAAAATTACTTTAGGGAAAACCCGCATATGATAGAGAGAAAGTATATGGAATTATTTGCTGTTGTGTGCATAGAAACAAGTCACTATGTGGCATTTGTTAAATGTGGCAGTGGTGAAGACAAACAGTGGTGTTTCTTTGATAGTATGGCAGATAGGATAG GTGAAGAAGATGGACACAATATACCTGCTGTGACCCATCTACCTGAATTTGTCAAGTGGTTAGAAAATACagataaaattatgaaaactgATGTCAAAGACATGCCAGAACACCAGCGAAGACTTGTTTGTGATGCATATCTCTTGTTCTATCAGAGTCCAGAAGCTATAATGTATGGGTAA